The following proteins are co-located in the Scomber scombrus chromosome 2, fScoSco1.1, whole genome shotgun sequence genome:
- the LOC134000621 gene encoding chemokine XC receptor 1-like → MTNNSTTLYEYYYDFDDVEHSCDDPVDFSTISAAFFIVIFIISITGNSLLLFVLVRRGNLKNATNLFILNLTCSNLVFAVNLPFWAVELLHHWVFGDLGCKLLSAADFVGFYSSVILLTAVTVDHFITVVLNKWPSKLVRVRCAAGFCATAWIISIVASLHIAIKMKETTNEDGELICGTDDPDAKLIYLLQMSLLFFLPLVIIIFCYYAILKTVLQFSNRKKNRTVVMVLCIVAAFFICWGPYTMFSLFLTFHVPDNCYVWESWHIASNICLILALSHCCVNPLFYMLSQNMRRHLLHFLHCDNVRNMERATSSSDVTSQASLVMVDLESK, encoded by the coding sequence ATGACGAACAACAGCACAACCCTCTATGAATACTACTACGACTTTGATGATGTGGAACATTCTTGTGATGATCCCGTGGACTTTTCAACCATCAGTGCTGCCTTCTTCATTGTGATCTTCATCATCAGTATCACAGGCAATAGTCTACTCTTATTTGTTCTTGTCCGCCGTGGGAACCTGAAAAATGCCACAAATCTGTTCATCCTGAACCTGACCTGCTCAAATTTGGTCTTCGCTGTCAACCTTCCGTTCTGGGCTGTCGAGCTCCTGCACCACTGGGTGTTTGGTGACCTTGGCTGCAAATTGCTGAGTGCAGCTGACTTTGTTGGTTTTTACAGCAGCGTTATTTTACTGACTGCCGTTACTGTGGATCATTTCATAACAGTGGTGTTGAACAAGTGGCCGAGCAAACTTGTAAGGGTGAGGTGTGCAGCGGGTTTCTGTGCAACCGCTTGGATCATCAGCATCGTTGCATCCCTGCATATTGCTATCAAGATGAAGGAAACCACAAATGAAGATGGTGAATTAATTTGTGGCACTGATGATCCTGATGCTAAGCTGATCTATCTTCTCCAAATGTCActgcttttcttcctcccaCTTGTCAtcattatattttgttattatgcCATCCTCAAAACAGTTCTGCAGttttcaaacagaaaaaagaacagGACTGTGGTCATGGTGTTATGCATTGTTGCAGCCTTCTTCATCTGCTGGGGACCTTACActatgtttagtttatttttaacttttcacGTACCTGACAACTGTTATGTATGGGAAAGCTGGCATATCGCCTCTAATATTTGTCTTATACTTGCATTGTCTCACTGCTGTGTGAACCCTCTATTCTATATGCTCTCACAAAACATGCGAAGGCATCTGTTGCATTTTTTACACTGTGATAATGTCAGGAACATGGAGAGAGCTACTAGCAGTTCAGATGTTACATCACAAGCTTCTTTAGTTATGGTGGATTTAGAATCCAAATAG
- the dtd1 gene encoding D-aminoacyl-tRNA deacylase 1 encodes MVLTSTTTTTMKAIIQRVNRATVTVGEEQISSIGRGLCVLLGISVEDTQRDADYIVRKILNLRLFEDDNGRAWSKSVMDREFEVLCVSQFTLQCILKGNKPDFHSAMPAELAQPFYNSILENMRSTYKPELIKDGAFGAHMQVQIQNDGPVTIELSSPAGPTDPKQLSKQEKQQQRKEKTRSKGPSESSREKSAMRSRQDHNASSGAEGDVSSEREP; translated from the exons ATGGTGCTGACCAgtacaaccacaacaacaatgAAAGCTATCATTCAGAGGGTGAACAGGGCGACAGTGACAG TGGGAGAGGAGCAGATCAGCTCAATAGGACGAGGACTGTGTGTGCTGCTGGGTATATCTGTGGAAGACACCCAGAGGGATGCTGActacat AGTACGCAAGATCCTGAACCTGCGGCTGTTTGAGGACGACAACGGGCGAGCGTGGAGCAAAAGCGTCATGGACCGGGAATTCGAGGTGCTGTGTGTGAGCCAGTTCACCCTGCAGTGCATACTGAAGGGCAACAAGCCAGACTTTCACTCAGCCATGCCCGCAGAGCTGGCTCAGCCTTTCTACAACAGCATCCTGGAGAACATGAGGAGCACCTACAAGCCCGAGCTCATCAAAG ATGGGGCGTTTGGGGCCCACATGCAGGTCCAGATTCAAAACGACGGACCTGTTACCATCGAGCTGTCATCACCTGCTGGTCCCACAGACCCCAAACAG CTGTCGAagcaggagaagcagcagcagaggaaagagaagacaCGCTCCAAGGGCCCCTCGGAATCGAGCAGGGAGAAGAGCGCCATGCGTTCCCGACAGGACCACAACGCCAGCAGTGGGGCGGAGGGCGACGTGTCTTCAGAGAGGGAGCCCTAG
- the LOC133994930 gene encoding small integral membrane protein 26-like encodes MKFKDVSKWNTRMSAVYAAGVWTMLCSYAFYSYTGRYDKTVKEEVEPEPENPNQFVYESTHSKTIIVYKENFVPYTTRIYNFVKSFSSGPESGGSEK; translated from the exons ATGAAGTTCAAAGACGTGTCCAAGTGGAACACCAGAATGTCTGCAGTGTACGCTGCTGGGGTCTGGACCATGCTATGTTCTTACGCTTTCTATAGTTATACAGGCCGTTATGATAAGACAG TGAAAGAAGAAGTGGAACCAGAGCCCGAGAATCCAAATCAGTTCGTCTATGAGTCCACTCACAGCAAAACCATCATCGTCTACAAAGAAAACTTTGTCCCATACACTACGAGGATCTACAATTTCGTCAAATCCTTCAGCAGTGGACCTGAGAGTGGAGGCAGTGAAAAATAG